Sequence from the Meleagris gallopavo isolate NT-WF06-2002-E0010 breed Aviagen turkey brand Nicholas breeding stock chromosome 15, Turkey_5.1, whole genome shotgun sequence genome:
GAGAACAGAACTGGTTCAAAATACTTCTTCTGGAAATGAGAATGAAACACTAAGCAGCTCCCAAAATTTGACAGACAACTGGCAGAGTGTAACCCcaacaaaaaaagagacaagCCCCACAACAGCTAAAATCAGTTCTGTCACCATAGGAAAACCATCCACAGCAAAAGATGGTTCTGTGCCGTACGTTTCTCGTGTGGTGACTGTTAGTCCTGTATCTCAGGTGGATGTTGATGCTTCTGAGGATACTAAAATTGAGGAGGAAGACCTTCTGACAGATTTGAAAGATGCACTGAATAGTTCACCGCccatagaaaaagaaattctggatTCAGATGGAGATGACTATGATACTTTCGAAATGACATCAAATTCCAGGTACAACCCAGACCTCCTCGAAATGCCAGAAGATGATGACTCTGACACCATCAGCAATTATAATGAGGAGATCAAGTCGCTGGATGAAAAGATCAAATATGTGTCTGTCTCTGGGTtggaagaagaagaggacagccatttcttttttcacctGGTTATAGTTGCCTTCTTAGTAGCTGTTGTTTATGTCACCTATCACAATAAGAGGAAAGTAAGTGTGCTTTGAAAGGTTGAGAGAAATGACTTCaggatttaaaacaaagttGTATTGCTTTCTAAACTGTTTTAGCTTTTTGAGCTTAgctttttggaaaatgaaatctttGATCACTTAACTTAGTTGTGCTACCAACGTGCAGATTGTTACTGTCATTTTTATCTctataatgaaaatgaatttgaatcAAGCATTTTAGattggaaaatgaaatgataGCATTGATAATCAGTTCATGTTGAACAGTGGTAGTGTGTATTACTGAGTTCCAGACATAGGAGCTGAG
This genomic interval carries:
- the C15H5orf15 gene encoding keratinocyte-associated transmembrane protein 2 isoform X1 gives rise to the protein MNSCGCRESGNQVIKSVQIYKASEDTSLTFQVWEMGTLNLAHVSNAVRTELVQNTSSGNENETLSSSQNLTDNWQSVTPTKKETSPTTAKISSVTIGKPSTAKDGSVPYVSRVVTVSPVSQVDVDASEDTKIEEEDLLTDLKDALNSSPPIEKEILDSDGDDYDTFEMTSNSRYNPDLLEMPEDDDSDTISNYNEEIKSLDEKIKYVSVSGLEEEEDSHFFFHLVIVAFLVAVVYVTYHNKRKIFLLVQSRRWRDGLCSRTVEYHRLDQNVNEAMPSLKITNDYVF
- the C15H5orf15 gene encoding keratinocyte-associated transmembrane protein 2 isoform X2, which encodes MNAVRTELVQNTSSGNENETLSSSQNLTDNWQSVTPTKKETSPTTAKISSVTIGKPSTAKDGSVPYVSRVVTVSPVSQVDVDASEDTKIEEEDLLTDLKDALNSSPPIEKEILDSDGDDYDTFEMTSNSRYNPDLLEMPEDDDSDTISNYNEEIKSLDEKIKYVSVSGLEEEEDSHFFFHLVIVAFLVAVVYVTYHNKRKIFLLVQSRRWRDGLCSRTVEYHRLDQNVNEAMPSLKITNDYVF